From the Spiroplasma sp. BIUS-1 genome, one window contains:
- the truB gene encoding tRNA pseudouridine(55) synthase TruB: MNNKSGVFLINKPEGITSNDLIQKIKRKFKVKKIGHAGTLDPLATGLMVVLINQATKISNYLLTSDKSYVVTMKLFVQTDSQDITGNVVEQEEYRKISKTLVKEIVDKYNGYIYDQYPPIYSAVKVNGKKLYEYARKEQEVIINPRKVTIKSCELLDFNQKLGTIKLKVRSSKGTYIRSLVSDIAKDLETIATVSQLERISSGGFELQNAKTIDEIEQSDLINMYDSLMLNEHPLIEYHRVKDIKQGKAITLTGINYPIVFIINDEKEVIAIYKHIAHDLYKCQRGLWDEVPLDQLTEAERNGYYD; this comes from the coding sequence ATGAATAATAAATCAGGAGTTTTTTTAATAAATAAGCCAGAGGGAATTACTTCAAATGACTTAATCCAAAAAATAAAAAGAAAATTCAAAGTTAAAAAAATAGGTCATGCAGGAACTTTAGATCCTTTAGCAACGGGTTTGATGGTTGTTTTAATAAATCAAGCTACAAAGATATCTAACTACCTTTTAACAAGTGATAAGAGCTATGTTGTTACAATGAAGCTATTTGTTCAAACAGATTCTCAAGACATCACAGGAAATGTTGTTGAACAAGAAGAATATAGAAAAATATCAAAAACATTAGTTAAAGAAATTGTTGATAAATATAATGGTTATATTTATGATCAATATCCTCCAATTTATTCTGCAGTAAAAGTTAATGGTAAAAAATTATATGAATATGCAAGAAAAGAACAAGAAGTTATTATAAATCCAAGAAAAGTAACAATTAAAAGTTGTGAACTTTTGGACTTTAATCAAAAATTAGGAACAATTAAATTAAAAGTAAGATCAAGTAAAGGAACTTATATAAGAAGTTTAGTATCTGATATTGCAAAAGACTTAGAAACTATTGCAACTGTTTCTCAATTGGAAAGAATAAGTTCTGGTGGTTTTGAATTACAAAATGCAAAAACAATTGATGAAATTGAGCAAAGTGACTTAATCAATATGTATGATTCTTTAATGTTAAATGAACATCCTTTAATTGAATATCATAGAGTAAAAGACATTAAACAAGGAAAAGCAATAACTTTAACTGGAATAAATTACCCAATAGTTTTTATAATAAATGACGAGAAAGAAGTTATAGCAATTTATAAACATATTGCTCATGACTTATACAAATGCCAAAGAGGTCTTTGAGATGAGGTTCCTTTAGATCAGTTAACTGAAGCTGAAAGGAATGGGTACTATGATTAA
- a CDS encoding PCC domain-containing protein, whose amino-acid sequence MIVREKSNLLVVYLDHGDEIAQQIQNIVREYKLIDARITGYGYLERVEYGVLSQSDPFFLSKILKEGLLTVTNINGMVDNREVSIMINSVDDKFERHQGRLISGVVTNSFNIILEIYKTE is encoded by the coding sequence ATGATAGTAAGAGAAAAATCAAATTTACTTGTAGTTTATCTAGATCATGGTGATGAGATAGCTCAACAAATTCAAAACATAGTAAGAGAGTATAAACTTATCGATGCTAGAATAACTGGTTATGGTTATTTGGAAAGAGTTGAGTATGGAGTTCTTTCTCAATCAGATCCATTCTTTTTGTCAAAGATATTAAAAGAAGGGTTGTTAACTGTTACAAATATAAATGGTATGGTTGATAACAGAGAAGTTTCTATTATGATAAATTCTGTTGATGATAAATTCGAACGTCACCAAGGAAGATTGATTAGTGGGGTAGTTACAAATTCATTTAATATAATTTTGGAAATATATAAGACCGAATAA
- a CDS encoding 16S rRNA (uracil(1498)-N(3))-methyltransferase has protein sequence MHSFFIDKINLDTFEIKNDDFHHIKNVIKLKENEQIFCIFENEKYLCNISKITEDTCVAKIIDKVSSNNKQYEVNLILGIIREQKWDYVLQKATELGVDKIIPVEFKRNVVKIESKKEDSKINRWISICQSAAKQSKRTSIPKIMNVVKDLNELDKYKSDLNLVCWEEEKNNFIKKEIKKEFSSINIVIGPEGGISSEEISKLNSIGYNNVSLGDNIMRAETVPLFVLSCINYEKEG, from the coding sequence ATGCACAGTTTTTTCATAGATAAAATAAATTTAGATACTTTTGAGATTAAAAATGATGATTTTCATCATATTAAAAATGTTATAAAACTAAAAGAAAATGAACAAATATTTTGTATTTTTGAAAATGAAAAATACTTGTGCAATATTTCAAAAATAACTGAAGATACTTGTGTTGCAAAAATTATAGACAAAGTATCATCAAATAATAAACAATATGAAGTAAATTTGATCTTGGGTATAATAAGAGAACAAAAATGGGATTATGTACTTCAAAAAGCCACTGAATTAGGTGTAGATAAGATAATACCTGTGGAATTTAAAAGAAATGTTGTAAAAATTGAAAGCAAAAAAGAAGATAGTAAAATTAATAGATGAATTAGTATTTGTCAAAGTGCTGCAAAGCAATCAAAAAGAACTAGTATTCCAAAAATAATGAATGTAGTTAAAGATTTAAATGAATTAGATAAATACAAATCAGACTTAAATCTTGTTTGTTGAGAAGAGGAAAAAAACAATTTTATTAAAAAAGAAATAAAAAAAGAATTTTCTTCTATCAATATCGTTATTGGACCTGAAGGTGGTATTTCAAGTGAAGAGATTTCTAAACTAAACTCTATAGGCTATAACAATGTATCTTTGGGTGATAATATAATGAGAGCAGAAACTGTTCCTTTATTTGTTTTGAGTTGTATAAACTATGAAAAAGAGGGTTAA
- a CDS encoding tRNA (cytidine(34)-2'-O)-methyltransferase: MRKINIVLFEPEIADNVGAIMRTCALTNAKLHLIEPFGFVFDKRNFARSSANNFEGCEYVRYDDWNHFIEENPNPNLFCMTRYGKKPISDFNFKEIDQEIFIMFGKESTGIPKEILKDNMQRCFRIPMVATGRSLNIANSMGIATYEVLRQWDYLDLSKVEVEKGEDYLERD; the protein is encoded by the coding sequence ATGAGAAAAATTAACATTGTATTGTTTGAACCAGAAATAGCAGATAATGTTGGAGCTATTATGAGAACATGTGCATTAACAAATGCAAAATTACATTTAATAGAACCATTTGGTTTTGTGTTTGATAAAAGAAACTTTGCAAGAAGTAGTGCAAATAATTTTGAAGGATGTGAATATGTAAGATATGATGATTGAAATCATTTTATTGAAGAAAATCCAAATCCAAATTTATTCTGTATGACAAGATATGGTAAAAAACCTATTAGTGATTTTAACTTCAAAGAAATTGATCAAGAAATTTTTATAATGTTTGGAAAAGAATCTACAGGAATTCCAAAAGAGATTTTAAAAGACAATATGCAAAGATGTTTTAGAATTCCAATGGTTGCCACTGGGAGAAGCTTAAACATAGCAAATTCAATGGGAATTGCTACGTATGAAGTTTTAAGACAATGAGATTACTTAGACCTTTCAAAAGTTGAAGTTGAAAAGGGAGAAGACTATCTAGAAAGAGATTAA
- a CDS encoding phosphotransferase — translation MKLKGYTNNTFLQDNIVVKESIEFHDLYLDKKNEFNFLSELKKIKQDCLLKPLEFNLTKNKLTSKFEFLSDFKSLEQIDINKDIIDMVIENIMEMHSLNIEKDKVKKFEYVNFLNIFHKNTDKKLKEYDEYIDQIKEYEILFDSLDLVLSHNDLVPGNILISNDKAIFIDYDYVTLNNKFFDIASFITETLNNNEEFIDYFIKKLIKVNVINKDDLDILNKMIKYQDLLWTLWANFMYEKKKEKIFEEIMIEKLNRLKNRKTY, via the coding sequence ATGAAATTAAAAGGATATACAAACAATACTTTTTTACAAGACAATATTGTTGTTAAAGAATCAATTGAATTTCATGATTTATACCTAGATAAAAAAAATGAGTTTAATTTTTTAAGTGAATTAAAAAAAATTAAACAGGATTGTTTATTAAAACCACTTGAATTTAATTTAACAAAAAATAAATTAACTTCTAAATTTGAATTTCTATCAGATTTCAAATCACTTGAACAAATAGATATTAATAAAGACATTATCGATATGGTTATTGAAAACATAATGGAAATGCATAGTTTAAATATAGAAAAAGATAAAGTAAAAAAATTCGAATATGTTAATTTTTTAAATATTTTTCACAAAAATACAGATAAAAAATTAAAAGAATATGATGAATACATCGATCAAATAAAAGAATATGAAATATTATTTGATAGCTTAGATTTGGTTTTAAGTCATAATGATTTAGTTCCGGGAAATATTTTGATAAGTAACGATAAAGCAATTTTTATTGATTACGACTATGTAACTTTAAATAATAAATTCTTTGATATAGCAAGTTTTATCACTGAAACTTTAAACAATAACGAAGAATTTATAGACTACTTTATAAAAAAACTTATAAAAGTTAATGTGATAAACAAAGATGATTTAGATATTTTAAACAAAATGATTAAATATCAAGATTTATTGTGAACTCTTTGAGCTAATTTTATGTATGAGAAAAAGAAGGAAAAAATATTTGAAGAAATAATGATTGAAAAGCTAAATAGATTAAAAAACAGAAAGACATATTAG
- a CDS encoding SGNH/GDSL hydrolase family protein, producing MKKLLSVLAMTTFSVGTLSSTVSCMPQKSKESKKNPLKIGLDIDKSKVTNSSVDPKTHHGFTNYYVIGDSLSDVDGLTTYVKDKFFVSTGLDSKVDFNLNLDGSYGFKDNDGKHHNAFSNGPTTAYNIANQLGFGPLQPSNKYSKVKENETFGRNYSIGGATAAKIAPQAGGILLNDVSIEEQARTLVAQQKISSNDLVFFEIGGNDLFSMITSQQSGNDAAVIKYMNDSIVRLRNALFTLLNNGIQNIFFLGPPIMDNIPRYAKEDDKEKQRIIDLGKEFEIKMQSVVKEVQSYYGDKLVFSSLYEGENSFPIMQKEYGELIKNEGIIENDDQYHSNESFTKDIKIKINNSDISKTINEFKNYFIEDNIKNYLNFDGKKELNVLVELEGKEGWSEYEQRDEAMKKYFFTDIVHPTKHAHEYVSDKLLKEILKEFK from the coding sequence ATGAAAAAATTATTGTCGGTTTTGGCAATGACAACTTTTTCTGTAGGTACTCTAAGTTCTACAGTTTCTTGTATGCCTCAAAAATCAAAAGAGTCTAAGAAAAACCCATTAAAAATTGGTTTAGATATAGATAAAAGTAAGGTAACGAACTCAAGTGTGGATCCAAAAACACACCATGGTTTTACAAATTACTATGTAATTGGAGACTCATTAAGTGATGTTGACGGACTTACAACATATGTTAAAGATAAGTTTTTTGTATCCACTGGACTTGATTCAAAAGTAGACTTTAACTTAAATTTAGATGGAAGTTATGGTTTTAAAGATAATGATGGTAAGCATCACAATGCTTTTTCAAATGGTCCAACAACAGCATATAACATTGCAAATCAACTCGGATTTGGTCCATTACAACCAAGTAATAAATATTCAAAAGTTAAAGAAAATGAAACATTTGGTAGAAATTATTCAATTGGTGGAGCAACTGCTGCAAAGATTGCACCACAAGCTGGAGGAATACTTTTAAATGATGTTAGTATTGAAGAACAAGCAAGAACACTTGTTGCTCAACAAAAAATATCTTCAAATGACTTGGTTTTTTTTGAAATTGGAGGAAACGATCTATTTTCAATGATTACAAGTCAACAAAGTGGTAATGACGCAGCTGTTATTAAATACATGAATGATTCTATTGTTAGATTAAGAAATGCATTATTCACACTTTTAAATAATGGAATACAAAACATTTTCTTTTTAGGACCACCAATTATGGATAATATCCCTAGATATGCAAAAGAAGATGATAAAGAAAAGCAAAGAATTATTGATTTAGGAAAAGAATTTGAAATAAAAATGCAAAGTGTTGTTAAAGAAGTTCAGTCATATTATGGAGATAAATTAGTTTTTTCTTCATTATACGAAGGTGAAAACTCATTTCCAATAATGCAAAAAGAGTATGGGGAATTAATAAAAAATGAAGGAATAATAGAAAATGATGATCAATATCATTCAAATGAATCATTCACCAAAGATATAAAAATAAAAATAAATAACTCTGATATTTCAAAAACTATAAATGAATTTAAAAATTATTTTATAGAAGATAACATTAAAAATTATTTAAACTTTGATGGTAAAAAGGAATTAAATGTCCTTGTTGAACTTGAAGGCAAAGAAGGTTGAAGCGAATATGAACAAAGAGATGAAGCTATGAAGAAATACTTCTTTACAGATATAGTTCACCCTACAAAACATGCTCATGAATATGTTTCAGACAAATTACTTAAAGAAATTTTAAAGGAATTCAAATAA
- the rdgB gene encoding RdgB/HAM1 family non-canonical purine NTP pyrophosphatase codes for MSVIWFASQNENKIKEIKEMIPEMEVKSLNDLEKELDIPEDEPTFELNALFKAKTLSNLVEGIVIADDSGLSVVHLDNFPGIYSARWAKPEKDWNVINDMLLDKLMDNNLFNDEQRKAFFTSSIAVIDKERNIEEVFTGIVEGVIMYSQMGDNGFAYDKIFKPDGYDKTFAEMTKEEKNEISHRRISISKLREFLKENNYF; via the coding sequence ATGAGTGTCATATGATTTGCGTCACAAAATGAAAATAAAATAAAAGAAATAAAAGAGATGATTCCAGAAATGGAGGTTAAATCTTTAAATGATCTAGAAAAAGAATTAGATATACCAGAAGACGAACCAACATTTGAACTAAACGCTTTATTCAAAGCAAAAACTTTATCAAATTTAGTTGAAGGAATTGTAATTGCAGATGATTCTGGATTGAGTGTTGTTCACTTAGATAATTTTCCAGGAATTTATTCAGCAAGATGAGCTAAACCAGAAAAAGATTGAAATGTAATAAATGATATGCTTTTAGATAAATTAATGGATAATAATTTATTTAATGACGAACAAAGAAAAGCTTTTTTTACTTCATCAATTGCTGTAATTGATAAAGAAAGAAATATAGAAGAAGTTTTTACAGGTATTGTTGAAGGTGTTATTATGTACAGTCAAATGGGTGATAATGGCTTTGCATACGATAAAATTTTTAAACCCGATGGTTATGATAAAACATTTGCAGAGATGACTAAAGAAGAGAAAAATGAAATATCTCACAGAAGAATTTCAATTTCTAAATTAAGAGAGTTTTTAAAAGAAAATAATTATTTTTAA
- the rpsO gene encoding 30S ribosomal protein S15, whose product MVSKTQIENIVKEYGSNANDTGKAEVQIAILTQDIQNLTEHLNLHKKDITSRRSLLKKVAQRRHLLNFLFKKDVERYKAIIEKLKIRK is encoded by the coding sequence ATGGTTTCTAAAACACAAATCGAAAATATCGTTAAGGAATATGGTTCAAATGCAAATGATACTGGTAAAGCAGAAGTTCAAATTGCAATTTTAACTCAAGATATTCAAAACTTAACAGAGCACTTAAACTTACACAAAAAAGATATTACTTCAAGAAGAAGTTTATTGAAAAAAGTTGCTCAAAGAAGACACTTATTAAACTTCTTGTTTAAAAAAGATGTTGAAAGATACAAAGCTATCATTGAAAAATTAAAAATTAGAAAATAA
- the miaA gene encoding tRNA (adenosine(37)-N6)-dimethylallyltransferase MiaA, which translates to MNKLIVIVGPTASGKTDLSVKIAKEFNGECINSDSTQIFKGTDIATNKITKEEMDGIEHHLLSIKEVNESYSVADFQKEAREKVAQILEKGKTPIIVGGTGLYTNALLMDYNFTSDDHIKDYEKQYEKLSNQEVWEILNEKDNLEAQKIHPNNRYRAIRALEIIELNGNQKSELIKDNKKYVYNNLLIVGLFPQRDKLYSRINNRVLSLEKRGLFKEIEMAYEANNFNKKAQSLKCIGGPEIIKYLEKEITYDECIELMQKNNRHYARRQLTWFRNQLDNVEWFEHDYDNFNKISDEIIEYIKLNI; encoded by the coding sequence ATGAACAAATTAATAGTAATAGTTGGTCCAACAGCAAGTGGAAAAACTGATTTGTCAGTAAAAATAGCAAAAGAATTTAATGGTGAGTGTATTAACTCAGATTCTACTCAAATATTTAAAGGAACAGATATAGCAACAAATAAAATTACAAAAGAAGAAATGGATGGAATTGAACACCATTTACTTTCTATAAAAGAAGTTAATGAATCATATTCTGTAGCTGATTTTCAAAAAGAAGCTAGAGAAAAAGTTGCACAAATTTTGGAGAAAGGAAAAACTCCAATAATTGTTGGCGGAACCGGATTATATACAAATGCATTGCTTATGGATTATAATTTCACAAGCGATGATCATATAAAAGATTATGAAAAACAATATGAAAAACTTTCAAACCAAGAGGTTTGAGAAATTTTAAATGAAAAAGATAATCTAGAAGCTCAAAAAATTCATCCAAATAATAGATATAGGGCAATTAGAGCTTTAGAAATTATTGAACTTAATGGAAACCAAAAATCAGAATTAATTAAAGATAATAAAAAATATGTCTACAATAATTTACTAATTGTTGGATTATTTCCCCAAAGAGACAAATTATATAGTAGAATAAATAATAGGGTACTTAGCTTGGAGAAGCGAGGTTTATTTAAAGAAATTGAAATGGCTTATGAAGCGAATAACTTTAATAAGAAAGCTCAATCACTTAAATGCATTGGTGGTCCAGAAATTATAAAATATCTTGAAAAAGAAATAACTTATGATGAATGTATTGAACTTATGCAAAAAAATAATAGACATTATGCAAGAAGGCAATTAACTTGATTTAGAAATCAACTAGATAATGTTGAATGGTTTGAACATGATTATGATAATTTTAATAAAATTTCAGATGAAATAATTGAATACATTAAACTGAATATTTAG
- a CDS encoding DEAD/DEAH box helicase — MKFSDFGFKKFINDSLEEIGFVYPTKIQEKVIPLIKKHKSVIAQSHTGTGKTHSFLLPILNNINYDETNKIQCLIVTPTRELARQIYENTKELLKFNDKGTVSLFVGGDDIEKSIQNVKTKQPTIVIGTPTRLKKMYEEGNLYITTSKYVVIDECDMIFDLGFIEEVDLMLSKMNKDVNVSLFSATINNGLKPFLQKYLSNSIFIENMDTNPTNKNIEHVLIWTKNKENKDVLRTITKSLNPYVCMIFLNKKDQIKEIISWLNEFGIKNVGELHGDLDSRQRTSMQKRIQSGEFKWIVASDVAARGIDIDGVSHIISVDLPKDLDYYIHRSGRTGRNQYSGKSYVLFNSTNQHQIDELKSKGITFTNFKLVNNELQEVNTVKKKKEFNSELPVNVETKKIIDKYKGKKVKPGYKKRRKAEIEKVKKDIRRKHIKESIAKIKKDKYKKRREELFDN; from the coding sequence ATGAAGTTTTCAGATTTTGGATTCAAAAAATTTATAAATGATTCGTTAGAAGAGATAGGTTTTGTATATCCAACAAAAATTCAAGAAAAAGTTATTCCTCTTATCAAAAAACATAAATCAGTTATAGCTCAATCACATACAGGGACTGGTAAAACTCACTCGTTCTTGTTACCAATATTAAATAATATAAATTATGATGAAACAAATAAAATACAGTGTTTAATTGTAACTCCAACAAGAGAGTTAGCAAGACAAATTTACGAAAATACAAAAGAGTTATTAAAGTTTAACGACAAGGGAACAGTTTCTTTATTTGTTGGTGGAGATGATATTGAAAAATCAATTCAAAATGTTAAAACAAAACAACCAACAATAGTTATTGGAACTCCAACTAGACTTAAAAAAATGTACGAAGAAGGTAATCTATATATTACTACTTCAAAATATGTTGTTATTGATGAGTGTGATATGATTTTTGATCTTGGATTTATTGAAGAAGTAGACTTAATGCTTTCTAAAATGAACAAAGATGTGAATGTATCTTTATTTTCTGCAACAATCAACAATGGTTTAAAACCATTCTTGCAAAAATATTTATCAAACTCTATTTTTATTGAAAATATGGATACTAATCCAACAAATAAAAATATTGAACATGTTCTTATATGAACAAAAAACAAAGAAAACAAAGATGTTTTAAGAACAATAACAAAATCATTAAATCCATATGTTTGTATGATTTTCTTAAATAAAAAAGATCAAATAAAAGAAATTATTAGTTGATTGAATGAATTTGGAATTAAAAACGTTGGAGAGCTTCACGGAGACTTGGATTCAAGACAAAGAACTAGCATGCAAAAAAGAATTCAGAGTGGAGAGTTTAAATGAATTGTGGCATCTGATGTAGCTGCTAGAGGTATTGATATTGATGGAGTTAGTCACATTATTTCAGTAGATCTTCCAAAAGATCTTGACTACTATATCCACAGAAGTGGAAGAACAGGTAGAAATCAATATTCAGGAAAAAGTTATGTTCTATTCAACTCAACAAACCAACATCAAATTGATGAGTTGAAATCAAAAGGTATAACATTTACAAACTTTAAACTTGTAAATAATGAATTACAAGAAGTAAATACTGTTAAAAAGAAAAAAGAATTTAATTCAGAATTACCAGTAAATGTTGAAACTAAAAAGATAATTGATAAGTATAAAGGTAAAAAAGTAAAACCTGGATACAAAAAACGTAGAAAAGCTGAAATTGAAAAAGTTAAAAAAGATATCAGAAGAAAACACATTAAAGAATCAATAGCAAAAATTAAAAAAGACAAATACAAAAAACGTAGAGAAGAATTATTTGATAATTAA
- a CDS encoding DxFTY motif-containing membrane protein, with protein MKNNLLKEFNESRTPFFKSFSFLLIESIIPGFLIWFTIGYDFKFSLNEKLPTPHVGYLALICTVYLIYSCLLTYLFYKLKFHEIDNFTFAQISTIIFIAIIMFGTFMKSSSLWILIRFISILLIVVVLTPLFVFIGTLIRNNDLRRVEDLERTYEAYKKGEIIPDKKLLKAQRYQKYLVSKIQKEEELEKFKLELDEKIKRELKEQELKEKLKAEKINKKLDAKENKKREKQKD; from the coding sequence ATGAAAAACAATTTATTAAAAGAATTTAATGAATCAAGAACTCCATTTTTTAAGAGTTTTAGTTTTCTATTAATAGAATCAATAATTCCTGGTTTTTTAATTTGATTTACAATTGGCTATGATTTTAAATTTAGTTTAAATGAAAAATTGCCTACACCTCATGTTGGATATTTGGCATTAATTTGCACTGTTTATTTAATATATTCATGTTTGCTAACTTATTTATTTTATAAATTAAAGTTTCATGAAATTGATAACTTTACATTTGCACAAATTTCAACAATCATTTTTATAGCAATTATTATGTTTGGAACTTTCATGAAAAGTTCAAGCTTATGAATCCTTATAAGATTTATATCAATATTGCTTATTGTGGTTGTTCTAACGCCTTTATTTGTCTTTATAGGAACTTTGATAAGAAATAATGATCTTAGAAGGGTTGAAGACTTAGAAAGAACCTATGAAGCTTATAAAAAAGGAGAAATAATTCCAGATAAGAAGCTTTTAAAAGCTCAAAGATATCAAAAATATCTAGTAAGTAAGATCCAAAAAGAAGAAGAACTTGAAAAGTTTAAACTTGAGTTGGATGAAAAAATTAAAAGAGAATTAAAAGAGCAAGAATTGAAAGAGAAACTTAAAGCTGAAAAGATTAATAAGAAACTTGATGCTAAAGAAAATAAGAAAAGAGAAAAACAGAAAGACTAA
- a CDS encoding AAA family ATPase: protein MDITERIKKLISEISYQVYEKETIFRLAMLALLGEESIFLLGKPGIAKSLISRRLKFAIKGGTNFEYLMSKFSTPEEIYGPIDLRLLKEGKYVRVVDGYLPSSNVGFLDEIWKAGPSIQNTLLTIINEKIFRNGGTDIKVPLKLLISASNELPAEGEGLEALFDRFIIRYIAEGLKTEENFEQLLDGESSLDVEVDPRLQISIEELEIWKRQSKQVRISRKSLDFIHYFRKKIVKDTNGEAYISDRRWKKISGLMKTSAFYNGRAETDIADLFVIPYCIWDNEEQEKEYFKIFFDAFLEQFGLEWRNEKKNLMNQIDSINSQIGQIEAQYLRLTPYTDPFKGALGGTYYFINFTDGGEDYKVCFISAADWNKIRNLTNEDFEIDLHFGPNLNKYVGSQKTLVRAYKSDQILFVNENKKYLLQNDNPNEFNEQMVNLADTIIDLEKQYKEVSAKMFKEYKKYMNMNCIFFEDIYNEKIAEAFDTKTKKQLEREKELENIDESNSPIDNLEFEVEM, encoded by the coding sequence ATGGATATAACAGAAAGAATTAAAAAATTAATATCAGAAATTTCATATCAAGTTTATGAGAAAGAAACAATTTTTAGATTAGCAATGTTAGCACTTCTAGGAGAAGAGTCAATTTTCTTATTAGGAAAACCAGGGATTGCTAAATCTTTGATTTCTCGTAGACTTAAATTTGCCATTAAAGGTGGAACAAACTTTGAATACTTAATGAGTAAATTCTCAACACCAGAAGAAATTTACGGACCAATCGATTTAAGATTACTTAAAGAAGGAAAATACGTTAGGGTTGTTGATGGTTACTTACCATCATCAAACGTAGGTTTTTTAGATGAGATTTGAAAAGCTGGACCAAGTATTCAAAATACATTACTTACAATTATTAACGAAAAAATCTTTAGAAATGGTGGAACAGATATTAAAGTTCCATTAAAACTTTTAATTTCTGCTTCAAACGAACTACCTGCTGAAGGTGAAGGATTGGAAGCTCTATTTGACCGTTTTATCATTAGATATATTGCTGAAGGATTAAAAACAGAAGAAAACTTTGAACAATTACTTGATGGAGAATCATCACTTGATGTTGAAGTTGATCCAAGACTTCAAATTTCAATTGAAGAATTAGAAATTTGAAAAAGACAATCAAAACAAGTAAGAATTAGTAGAAAATCATTAGACTTTATTCATTATTTTAGAAAAAAAATAGTTAAAGATACTAATGGAGAAGCTTACATTTCAGATAGACGTTGAAAGAAAATCTCTGGTTTAATGAAAACTAGTGCGTTTTATAATGGAAGAGCAGAAACTGATATTGCTGATTTATTTGTAATTCCTTACTGTATTTGAGATAACGAAGAACAAGAAAAAGAATATTTTAAAATCTTCTTCGATGCCTTTTTAGAACAATTTGGTTTAGAGTGAAGAAATGAAAAGAAAAACTTAATGAACCAAATTGATTCAATCAACTCACAAATTGGACAAATTGAAGCCCAATACTTAAGATTAACTCCATATACAGATCCTTTTAAAGGAGCTCTTGGTGGAACATATTATTTCATTAACTTTACAGATGGTGGAGAAGATTACAAAGTTTGTTTTATTTCAGCAGCTGATTGAAATAAAATTAGAAACCTTACAAATGAAGACTTTGAAATTGACTTGCACTTCGGTCCTAACTTAAACAAATACGTTGGAAGTCAAAAAACTTTAGTTAGAGCATATAAATCTGATCAAATCTTATTTGTAAATGAAAATAAAAAATACTTATTACAAAATGACAACCCAAACGAATTTAATGAGCAAATGGTAAACTTAGCAGACACAATTATTGATTTAGAAAAACAATATAAAGAAGTATCTGCAAAAATGTTCAAAGAATATAAAAAATATATGAATATGAACTGTATCTTCTTTGAAGACATTTACAATGAAAAAATAGCTGAAGCATTTGATACAAAAACTAAAAAACAACTTGAAAGAGAAAAAGAATTAGAAAATATTGATGAATCAAACAGTCCAATTGACAACTTAGAATTCGAAGTTGAAATGTAA